ATGAACGATTTTTGGCAACACTGTTCCGCATTGCTGGAGCGCGAACTTACGCCACAGCAATACGTCACATGGATCAAACCGCTGGCCCCCGTCGACTTCGATGCCGACGCGAACACGCTGCGCATCGCTGCGCCCAATCGGTTCAAGCTCGACTGGGTGAAAAGTCAGTTTTCCGGCCGTATCGCGGATCTGGCCCGGGATTTCTGGCACGCACCCGTCGATATCCAGTTTGTTCTGGACCCAAAAGCCACCGCCCGCAAGGCGATGGGCGGCGCACCCGCGCCGTCCGCGCCGTCGGGTTCGCCCGCTGCCGCGGGCGCACCGGCGTCCCCGCCCATGCAGCGCCCGGCGCCCCACTCGGCTGAACGAAGCAACGGCGGACACGCGAACGCGAGCGCCCACATCAACGCGCTTGCGGCGGAAGCCGCGCAGCACGCGCAATCGCTGCAACATAACGACCAGGCCGACAACGGCGATCTCGACCTGCCAAGCCTCGACGCCAACGAAGCCGCTGTGGCACGCCGGACATGGCGGCCGGGCGGTACGGCGTCGAATGGGGAAAACGATTCGGCTTACGAGCGTTCGAAGCTCAATCCCGTCCTCACCTTCGACAACTTCGTGACCGGTAAAGCGAATCAGCTCGCTCGCGCAGCCGCGATCCAGGTTGCCGATAACCCCGGCATTTCGTACAACCCGCTGTTCCTGTACGGCGGCGTGGGCCTGGGCAAGACCCATCTGATTCACGCAATTGGCAACCAGCTGTTGCAGGACAAGGCTGGCGCGCGCATCCGCTATATCCATGCGGAGCAATACGTGTCGGACGTGGTGAAGGCCTACCAGCGCAAGGCTTTCGACGATTTCAAGCGTTATTACCATTCGCTCGACCTGCTGCTGATCGACGATATTCAGTTCTTCTCGGGCAAATCGCGGACGCAGGAAGAGTTTTTCTACGCGTTCGAGGCGCTGGTGGCGAACAAGGCGCAAGTGATCATCACGAGCGATACGTATCCGAAGGAGATTTCGGGTATTGATGACCGGCTGATTTCACGCTTCGACTCCGGTCTGACGGTCGCGATCGAACCGCCTGAGCTTGAAATGCGCGTGGCCATCCTGATGCGCAAGGCGCAATCGGAAGGCGTGAGTTTGTCGGAAGATGTGGCATTTTTTGTCGCGAAGCATTTGCGCTCGAACGTGCGTGAACTCGAAGGCGCGTTGCGCAAGATCCTGGCGTTCTCGCGGTTCCACGGGCGCGAGATCTCGATCGAGTTGACGAAGGAGGCGCTGAAAGACCTGCTGACGGTGCAGAACCGGCAGATTTCAGTGGAAAACATCCAGAAGACGGCGGCGGACTTCTACAACATCAAGGTCGCCGACATGTATTCCAAGAAGCGGCCCGCGAACATCGCCCGGCCGCGTCAGATCGCCATGTATCTGGCGAAGGAACTCACGCAGAAGAGTCTGCCGGAAATCGGTGAACTGTTCGGCGGCCGCGACCACACCACGGTGCTGCACGCCGTGCGGAAAATCTCGGCGGAACGCGGCACGGACGCCCAGTTGAACCACGAACTGCACGTGCTCGAGCAAACGCTGAAAGGTTGAGCGTTCTGCGCTACAACCCAGCGCGGCGCACATTCCGCACGATGCAAAAGACGCTGCAGGTGTAGGAAACGGCGGCTGTACCGGGCCGCCGCCAATGAACGGCCTCAAAACCAACGCCGAATCAGCAGGTAGTCATGCTAGCGGCGAAAAACGCGTCGAACCGCCGCCGATGATCGTGCGCACGGCCGTTTGTCGCCTGCGCCCAAAAGCGCCACAAAAAGCGTCAAAAAATGGACCTGTTTATTGACGAAATCGCCCCCATTTTTAGGGAGCGGTCAGGTTTTGAGGCACAATACGGGTTTGACCGTCCAGCGGCCCTGGGCGGCGTTTTGGCGCAAGCCTGGCACGTGTGGGCGGCAATCGCCGCAAGCGCGTGACACGAGACCGTCCGAAGGTCATCTAAGCGGTGGCAAACGCTTCTCAAAAAGCGGTGGAGAAAGCGATGACTGCAGCGGTGACAAATGTGGTGACACTCGCGGCGGACGGCCGTCACATCAACGAAGGAACTCTATGCAACTGGTCAAGACCGAACGAGATAATCTCCTAAGGCCGCTGCAAACCGTGAGCGGAATCGTCGAACGCCGTCATACGTTGCCGATCCTCGCCAATTTGCTGATCACGAAGACTGGCGCCGACGTGTCGTTCCTCTCGACCGATCTCGAACTTCAGATCACCACGCGTGCTGACTTCGGCACGGGCAGCGATCAGGTCGCCACCACGGTCGCCGCACGCAAACTGCTCGACATCCTGCGCGCCATGCCTCCGGGTGAAGTGTCGCTCGATCTCACCGACAAGAAGCTGACGGTACGCTCCGGCAAAAGCCGCTTCGCGCTTCAGACGCTTGCTGCCGATGAGTTCCCGACCGTCAACCAGGCTACAGAGTTCGGCGCGAGCCTGTCGGTTCCGCAAAAGACCTTCCGGCAATTGCTCGGCATGGTCCACTTCGCCATGGCGCAGCAGGACATCCGCTATTACCTGAACGGCATGCTGCTGGTTGTCGACGGCGACCAGTTGATGGCAGTTGCAACGGACGGCCACCGGCTCGCGTTTTCATCGATGAAAATTGAAGGATCGTTCGCGCGCCAGGAAGTGATCATCCCGCGCAAGACCATCCTCGAATTGCAGCGCCTGCTGGAAGACATTGACGATCTGCTGGTGATCGACATTGCGGCAAGCCAGGTCAAATTCACGTTCGGCCAGGTCGAACTCGTGTCGAAGCTGGTGGAAGGCAAGTTCCCCGACTTTCAGCGCGTGATCCCGAAGTCGCACAAGAACACGTTCCTGATCGGCCGCGAAGAGTTGCAGCGTTCGCTGCAACGCGCTGCCATCTTGACGTCGGACAAGTTCAAGGGCGTGCGTTGCCTGATCGAGCCGGGTCAGTTGAAGATCATGTCGACCAACGCCGACCAGGAAGAAGCACAGGAAGAGCTGGAAATCGCGTATCAAGGCGACAGCGTGGACATCGGTTTCAACGTCACGTATCTGCTCGACGTGCTCGCGAACCTGAAGATCGACATGCTGCAAGTGAGTCTTGGCGACGCGAGTTCGAGCGCCCTGATCACGATTCCCGAGAACGACGAATTCAAATATGTGGTGATGCCAATGCGCATCTGACGCGGCCAAAACTAAAAACTTTCCAAGGGGCGCATTGCCCCTTTGGCATTTTTAAGGCGTTTCGAAAAGTCTCATGCAGCGACCGCGCAGCAACCCCGCAGTGACCGCGTAGTGAACCCAGTAGCGACCCAGTAGTGACGCAGAACCGGAAAAAAACCCATGACTGAAAACCCAATTTCGCAACCCGACAACGCTTATGGCGCATCCTCCATTCAGATCCTCGAGGGTCTGGAGGCGGTCCGCAAGAGGCCGGGGATGTATATCGGCGATACGTCGGATGGCACGGGTCTGCACCACCTCGTTTTCGAAGTGCTGGACAACTCGATCGACGAAGCGCTCGCCGGACATTGCAACGACATTCACGTCACCATTCACGCTGACAACTCCATCTCCGTGACCGATAACGGCCGCGGCGTGCCGACGGGCCTGAAGCTCGACGACAAGCACGATCCGAAGCGCAGCGCCGCCGAAATCGTGATGACCGAGCTGCACGCGGGCGGCAAGTTCGACCAGAACAGCTACAAGGTGTCGGGCGGTCTGCATGGCGTGGGCGTGTCGTGCGTGAACGGCCTGTCCGAATGGCTGCGCCTCACCGTACGCCGCGACGGCAAGAAGCACTTCATGGAATTCCGCCAGGGCGTGGTGCAGAACCGCGAACTCGTGACCGAAGACGGCATTACGTATTCGCCCATGCCTGTTGTTGGCGACACCGAAAATCGCGGCACTGAAGTGCATTTCATGCCCGATATCACCATCTTCGGCAACGTGGAATTCCACTACGACATCCTCGCCAAGCGTATGCGCGAACTGTCGTTCCTGAATAACGGCGTGCGGATTCGCCTGACCGACCAGCGTGACGGCAAGGAAGACGATTTCGCGTTCATCGGCGGCGTGAAGGGCTTTGTTGAATACATCAACAAAGCGAAGCAAGTGTTGCATCCGAACGTGTTTCACGCGATTGGCGAGAAGGACAACGTCACGGTCGAAGTGGCCATGCAGTGGAACGACAGCTACAACGAAAGTGTGCTGTGCTTCACGAACAACATTCCGCAGCGGGACGGCGGCACGCACTTGACCGGCCTGCGCGCGGCCATGACGCGGGTGCTGAACAAGTACATCACGGATCACGATATCGCGAAGAAAGCGAAGATCGAGACGAGTGGCGACGACATGCGCGAAGGGTTGTCGTGCGTGTTGTCCGTGAAGGTGCCGGAGCCTAAATTCAGCTCGCAGACGAAAGACAAGCTGGTGTCGTCGGAAGTGCGTGCGCCGGTGGAAGACGTGGTCGCCAAGGCGCTCGAGGAGTTCCTGCAAGAAACGCCGAACGACGCGAAGATCATCACGAACAAGATTATCGATGCAGCGCGCGCTCGCGACGCCGCACGTAAAGCGCGTGAAATGACGCGGCGTAAAGGTGTGCTTGACGGCGTTGGTTTGCCGGGCAAGCTGGCTGATTGCCAGGAGAAGGATCCGGCGAAGTCCGAGATTTATATTGTCGAGGGTGACTCGGCTGGCGGATCGGCGAAGCAAGGGCGTGACCGGAAATTCCAGGCCATCCTGCCGCTGCGCGGCAAGGTGCTGAATGTGGAGCGCGCGCGTTTCGACAAGCTGATTTCATCGGAGCAGATTGTGACGCTCGTTACCGCGCTCGGAACGGGGCTTGGCAAGGACGATTACAACCTCGAGAAGCTGCGCTACCACCGCATCATCATCATGACCGACGCGGACGTGGACGGCGCGCACATCCGTACACTGCTGCTGACGTTCTTTTATCGGCAGATGCCGGAGATTGTGGAGCGCGGGTTTATCTATATCGCGCAACCGCCGCTGTATAAGATCAAGGCGGGTAAGGACGAGCGGTATTTGAAGGACACGCACGAGCTTAATCAGCATATGTTGAAGCTCGCATTGCAGGGTTCGGAGCTGACTGCAGCGGAAGGCGCTACGCCGATTACCGGGGATGCGCTCGGTGAATTGGCGCGCGCTTATTTGCTCGCACAGGCGGTCGTGGATCGACTCAGCCGGTTTTACGACGTCAATGCGCTTGGCGCGGTGATGGATGGCATCGAGCTGGATTTGTCGACGCAAGAATCCACCGTGGCTTCGGCTGCGGCTCTGCAGGCCGCTTTGCGCGCCGATCCGTTGAAGCCGGAAGTGACAGTCGAGCCGGCTTATGACTCGGTGCGCGAGATCCGGTCGTTGCATATCAATCGCCGGCATCACGGGAACGTGAAGGTTTCGGTTATCGATGAAGACTTCCAACTGACCGCTGATTACAAGCAACTGCAAACGACCGCGAATACCTTCAAGGGTTTGATTGGTCCGGGTGCGGTGATTAAACGCGGCGAGCGGTCGATGGCGGTTACTGACTTCAAGAGCGCGATGAAGTGGTTGATCGCGGATGCGGAGCGTAACGTGACCAAGCAGCGGTATAAGGGCTTGGGCGAAATGAACCCGTCGCAGTTGTGGGAAACAACGATGGATCCGACCGTGCGCCGTTTGTTGCGCGTTCAGATCGAAGATGCGATTGCAGCCGATGGGATCTTTACGACGCTGATGGGTGATGACGTTGAACCGCGTCGCGCGTTTATTGAATCGAACGCGTTGAGGGCGGGGAATATTGACGTTTAAGGTGTCGGCCCTCATTCGAATGGTGAAGTCCAACAATGGAAAGCTCTCGGCAAATAAGCGCAGGCAATACTATTACCTGCCCGAGAGCGTCATCGCTCGCATTGAGGAAGTGGTCAGGGAGTCTTTTCCCGAGGCTACCGGCGGTTCAGTCGACGCTGCGGACGCCGATTCCCCTTGATTCGCAGGCCAACCCGCGGCGCTTGTTGAGCGCATCCGAAAACCTGCATGTTTTTCGAGGAACAAGTGAAAATTCCCAGTATCGTGAAAATTTCACGACCCAAGAACGGATTTTTCGATGTCGGGAGAAAGAACCCGCGGCTCGGGAGGGATTTCGCGAATCACTTCGGGGGCACCACGCGGCATTGCACCGATACCGGCGGCCGCGTTGCTGGGCCATCGGCTCGACACGGCCTGAGGGCAACGTCAGGATAGCGTGGCGAGCAGCTTGATGAAGTTGCGCTTCGCGCGATATGTCGCCCGAATCCCCTCCAGTTCACTGGTGAATTCTGCACGTTCACCCAGCCTCGCCCGCAGCATGCCGATGGCCCGCACGATTTCAAGCGCCTCGTCATACCGGGCGTTGCGCGTACCGCCCTCGGCAGCGACCGGCAGCAGCCTGTGATAGAGGGCGATGGCGTCGTGCGGATGGCTCTTGCCACGGACAGCCGCCATTTTCGGCCATAGCTGTGTTGCGACCGGGCCGCCGCTAAACGTTTCCCATGCAGTGTCGTTCTCTTTTCCGGCAAGAAAAATTCTCACCAGTTCGCTCCGTGTCGAGCGCTGCCAGACGGTGCGCTTCGATTTTGAAACTGCCTCCTCTTCCCTGACCAACGCCCAGAGGTGCGTGAGCGCGTGCTCCCGTGTCTCGTCATGCCTGCCGGTAGCCGTAGCAACCTTCATCAAGGCGGGAAACGCCTCGGCCGTCGGGTGCATTTCGAACCGGCGCCAAGCGAATGCATCGGCCTTGTCGAATTCGCTGCGACGCAGATATGCGTCAATGCAGAAGTCGAGGAGGCGCTGGTCAAAGCTCTTGCCGGATTCCTTGATGCCGCGCTCAGCCCACGCAAGCCCCTCGTCCGGGCGACCGTGCTTCACACAAAGCTCCGCCACCAGCAGAAAGCGGTACGGACTCGATAGGTCCTTCGAGCGAATGCGGATGAGTGTGTCGACATCTCCGTCGAGTTCAGCCAGCGCCTCCATCGCGTGTTCGAGCTGCATGCGCGGCGAGTCGTATGACCGTCGATATTCCTTGCCAGGGGCGAGCGTGGGCAGCGCGTTCCAAGCCTTGTTGACGAGTTCGCGATAACGGCGCAAGCCGTTCTTGCCCAGCGGCTCCGCGTACGCCGGCAGGACGTGATAGAAGGTGTCCCACCTGCCTTCTGTCTGGAAGCGGAAGAGCCGCTCCGCGAGCTTCACCGGGTCGGGTCCGGTCAACGTGCAGGCATCGAGGTGAACCGCCGCCAGCTCGAGAATGGCCGGCATCACGTCTCCACTGGAGTCGTCAATCTGTTCGAGGCTCTTTTCCGCGCCGGCAATTGCCAGCTCGGACAGCTCGACCACCTGTGCGGCATGAGGTCCGGAAAGCCTCTGGCGCAGCATGTCCGCCAGCGACGTCAGGCCGTCGCCGTATGCGCCAGACTCCCGCCAGTCCATTGGGCGGGAAATACGTGTCCCCTGCCTGACGGCGGCCTTCATACCGGGCAAGTCGGAGGCCCCCGCCGCACGTGCGGCGAACAGCAGCTTGTCGCGCAGCGTCATGTCGCGCTCGACGGCATCGATCAGCAATTCCTGAAGCGCGCCCTTGTCGAGCGTCGCGACGTATTCGCGAATCAATTCCTCATCGGTCTTCCTCTTTTGGCGCCGCTTCCCAGGCGCCGCCTCTTCGGCAAGGAACACCTCTTCACCGGAATTCTCGAGCCAGGAAAGCGCAACGGCGACAGAGTGCTTGCAGAAAACCCCTTCTTCGCCCACCGGGCAGTTGCAGTCGTAAGCGAGTCCGCCATCCTCGACGGCAAGTTCGACCCGGTAACGGTGGGTGCCGTGTACGGTGGCGCGAACAGCACCGTCGCGCTCCTCCAGGCGGGAGACGACGCCATCGTGGAAATAGGCCTTGCCGCGCGCGAATGTCTTCGTGTCGGCGAGCGACTGGACTTCGGCAAGGGTAAGAGCTTCAGCGAGCTTTGCAGATTCAGACATGGAACAGGGAGTGCCATTGAGGCAATGCCGCCACGTGCGGCGAATAGTGACGATGATATTCCCTCCCTCCGAGATGGAGTTGGAAGCGTTTCAGATCATAAGAGCGATCCTTCGTCCGGTCGCGAAGCCCGGACGCGTTTTCATACGCGTCTCGGCGAGCTATTGCGCAATCTTGTTCGACGACAACAATCGCAAGCCTATCTGTCGACTACGGTTCAACAACGAAAATCGTCTCGTCGTGGGATTTTTCAACGAAAACAAAGAGGAAGAGAGAGTTCCTATTGCCAATCTGGACCAACTCTTCGACTTTGGCGATCGTCTCCAAGCGTGCGTTGGAGCTTACTTGAAGTCAGCACCGGTCAAGGAAAATGTTGGTGACGTAGCAGCCGTCTGAACGCATGTTACCTCTCTCGAACGGCTTAACGAATGACAGACAGCCAAGCTGTCAAGCCGGTTGAATGGCATTGACAGGGTATCCCGTAGAGTTGTCTGCGCCCTAGGGGAATAATCAACCGCCATCATCTTGGCGCCACAGAAAAAAATCTGCAAAACGCGGGGACGCCTGCAGATTTTCTTATCCGCCTACAGATTTTCTTACGATCCGGCCTTTTCGCTCCGATTTTCTTATGACGCGCGGAGGCTCGCGTGTCGACTGTTTCAGCATGCCCCCACTTTCGGCTGGGCCGCCAAAGCATGGTCACGTGTGCGTTCCGCTCCCAGGGACCCACGCGCGATGATTTCACGCCGTGAAATTGTGAAAAACGATCTCAAGCGTCGGCAACAGGCATCGGCCCGTTTAAAGTCCTTGGTTACCTCGGAGCAGTTCGGCGCTGCAGCACCAGCGCGCGTACGAACAATGCCCATTCGCTAATAACCGATTAGACCCCATGTCTCGACCTAATTTTCAACAAACGAAACAATCCGGCGGCATGCGCCAACCGAACGCGGCCGCCCAGGTGCGGCTCGCCAGCATCGCAGAGAATTTTCGCGCAGCTTATGCAATTGGCGACTTTCAAAGCGGTGCGAAATTCGCCGAAGAGGCGCTTCAGATCACGCCTGGCAACATGTCAATCCTGCCGGACTATGCGTTATGCCTGATGCGCACCAACGCCTTTGATCAAGCGTATCGGGTCTATATGAGCATCCATAATGCGCCGGCGAGCCAGCGCAAGCTGGCGTCGTCCACATGGCTCGATGGCTTGGTGGAAGTGTGCGGCTGGCTAGGTAAAACAGAGGAAATGCGCGAATACGGACTTCGTTCACTACGCGCTTCCGATGCGAAATGCGGTGCGAATTCGAGCGAGCCGATCCCCGACCATGCACCGCAGCCATTCAACGCCGCGAACCCGGCTGAAAACGTGATCGCTTATTCGCTGTTCGGGTCCAATCCGCGATATTGCGAGCCCGCGGTCATGAACGCACAAATGACGCGCGATGTGTTCAAAGGCTGGACCTGCCGCGTTTATCTGGACGCCAGCGTTCCCGAGCACGTTCAACGGCGACTTAAAGAGGCGGGGGCCGAAGTCGTTTTCATGGAGCCCGACGCGAGCGTTCACCCGTTGATGTGGCGCTTCCTGGTAATCGACGATTCAAGCGTCAAGCGCTTCCTCCTTCGCGACGCCGACGCGTTGTTGTCTGAGCGTGAATATGCGGCAGTACAGGAATGGGTGGAAAGTCCGTATTACTTCCACGTTATCCGCGATTACTTCACGCACACCGAATTGATTCTCGCGGGCTTATGGGGCGGATGCGCCGGCGTGCTGCATAACGCAGTTGCATCGATGCAGCAGTTTGCCGCGAAAAACGCGGATAGCGGCCGTTTTGTCGATCAGCATTATTTGCGCGAACACGTATGGTCGACGTTACGCAAAAGCGTGCTCTCTCACGACGATATCTTCGGTTTCCACGATGCCAAACCGTTCCCGCCTCACGCGCCAAACAGGTGGAATACCGACAAATTCCACGTTGGCAGCAATACGAGCGTGCAAGCTATAGGCGGTGAAAGCGAATTGCCCGATGGCGATTCAC
This window of the Caballeronia sp. SBC1 genome carries:
- the gyrB gene encoding DNA topoisomerase (ATP-hydrolyzing) subunit B: MTENPISQPDNAYGASSIQILEGLEAVRKRPGMYIGDTSDGTGLHHLVFEVLDNSIDEALAGHCNDIHVTIHADNSISVTDNGRGVPTGLKLDDKHDPKRSAAEIVMTELHAGGKFDQNSYKVSGGLHGVGVSCVNGLSEWLRLTVRRDGKKHFMEFRQGVVQNRELVTEDGITYSPMPVVGDTENRGTEVHFMPDITIFGNVEFHYDILAKRMRELSFLNNGVRIRLTDQRDGKEDDFAFIGGVKGFVEYINKAKQVLHPNVFHAIGEKDNVTVEVAMQWNDSYNESVLCFTNNIPQRDGGTHLTGLRAAMTRVLNKYITDHDIAKKAKIETSGDDMREGLSCVLSVKVPEPKFSSQTKDKLVSSEVRAPVEDVVAKALEEFLQETPNDAKIITNKIIDAARARDAARKAREMTRRKGVLDGVGLPGKLADCQEKDPAKSEIYIVEGDSAGGSAKQGRDRKFQAILPLRGKVLNVERARFDKLISSEQIVTLVTALGTGLGKDDYNLEKLRYHRIIIMTDADVDGAHIRTLLLTFFYRQMPEIVERGFIYIAQPPLYKIKAGKDERYLKDTHELNQHMLKLALQGSELTAAEGATPITGDALGELARAYLLAQAVVDRLSRFYDVNALGAVMDGIELDLSTQESTVASAAALQAALRADPLKPEVTVEPAYDSVREIRSLHINRRHHGNVKVSVIDEDFQLTADYKQLQTTANTFKGLIGPGAVIKRGERSMAVTDFKSAMKWLIADAERNVTKQRYKGLGEMNPSQLWETTMDPTVRRLLRVQIEDAIAADGIFTTLMGDDVEPRRAFIESNALRAGNIDV
- the dnaA gene encoding chromosomal replication initiator protein DnaA — its product is MNDFWQHCSALLERELTPQQYVTWIKPLAPVDFDADANTLRIAAPNRFKLDWVKSQFSGRIADLARDFWHAPVDIQFVLDPKATARKAMGGAPAPSAPSGSPAAAGAPASPPMQRPAPHSAERSNGGHANASAHINALAAEAAQHAQSLQHNDQADNGDLDLPSLDANEAAVARRTWRPGGTASNGENDSAYERSKLNPVLTFDNFVTGKANQLARAAAIQVADNPGISYNPLFLYGGVGLGKTHLIHAIGNQLLQDKAGARIRYIHAEQYVSDVVKAYQRKAFDDFKRYYHSLDLLLIDDIQFFSGKSRTQEEFFYAFEALVANKAQVIITSDTYPKEISGIDDRLISRFDSGLTVAIEPPELEMRVAILMRKAQSEGVSLSEDVAFFVAKHLRSNVRELEGALRKILAFSRFHGREISIELTKEALKDLLTVQNRQISVENIQKTAADFYNIKVADMYSKKRPANIARPRQIAMYLAKELTQKSLPEIGELFGGRDHTTVLHAVRKISAERGTDAQLNHELHVLEQTLKG
- a CDS encoding tetratricopeptide repeat protein, whose amino-acid sequence is MRQPNAAAQVRLASIAENFRAAYAIGDFQSGAKFAEEALQITPGNMSILPDYALCLMRTNAFDQAYRVYMSIHNAPASQRKLASSTWLDGLVEVCGWLGKTEEMREYGLRSLRASDAKCGANSSEPIPDHAPQPFNAANPAENVIAYSLFGSNPRYCEPAVMNAQMTRDVFKGWTCRVYLDASVPEHVQRRLKEAGAEVVFMEPDASVHPLMWRFLVIDDSSVKRFLLRDADALLSEREYAAVQEWVESPYYFHVIRDYFTHTELILAGLWGGCAGVLHNAVASMQQFAAKNADSGRFVDQHYLREHVWSTLRKSVLSHDDIFGFHDAKPFPPHAPNRWNTDKFHVGSNTSVQAIGGESELPDGDSQRLIFSSAEGKVLFDYEVIVKNGQWRLDMPFFVIEKLKSGEIVVQREQ
- a CDS encoding SWIM zinc finger domain-containing protein; the encoded protein is MSESAKLAEALTLAEVQSLADTKTFARGKAYFHDGVVSRLEERDGAVRATVHGTHRYRVELAVEDGGLAYDCNCPVGEEGVFCKHSVAVALSWLENSGEEVFLAEEAAPGKRRQKRKTDEELIREYVATLDKGALQELLIDAVERDMTLRDKLLFAARAAGASDLPGMKAAVRQGTRISRPMDWRESGAYGDGLTSLADMLRQRLSGPHAAQVVELSELAIAGAEKSLEQIDDSSGDVMPAILELAAVHLDACTLTGPDPVKLAERLFRFQTEGRWDTFYHVLPAYAEPLGKNGLRRYRELVNKAWNALPTLAPGKEYRRSYDSPRMQLEHAMEALAELDGDVDTLIRIRSKDLSSPYRFLLVAELCVKHGRPDEGLAWAERGIKESGKSFDQRLLDFCIDAYLRRSEFDKADAFAWRRFEMHPTAEAFPALMKVATATGRHDETREHALTHLWALVREEEAVSKSKRTVWQRSTRSELVRIFLAGKENDTAWETFSGGPVATQLWPKMAAVRGKSHPHDAIALYHRLLPVAAEGGTRNARYDEALEIVRAIGMLRARLGERAEFTSELEGIRATYRAKRNFIKLLATLS
- the dnaN gene encoding DNA polymerase III subunit beta: MQLVKTERDNLLRPLQTVSGIVERRHTLPILANLLITKTGADVSFLSTDLELQITTRADFGTGSDQVATTVAARKLLDILRAMPPGEVSLDLTDKKLTVRSGKSRFALQTLAADEFPTVNQATEFGASLSVPQKTFRQLLGMVHFAMAQQDIRYYLNGMLLVVDGDQLMAVATDGHRLAFSSMKIEGSFARQEVIIPRKTILELQRLLEDIDDLLVIDIAASQVKFTFGQVELVSKLVEGKFPDFQRVIPKSHKNTFLIGREELQRSLQRAAILTSDKFKGVRCLIEPGQLKIMSTNADQEEAQEELEIAYQGDSVDIGFNVTYLLDVLANLKIDMLQVSLGDASSSALITIPENDEFKYVVMPMRI